One Triplophysa dalaica isolate WHDGS20190420 chromosome 1, ASM1584641v1, whole genome shotgun sequence DNA segment encodes these proteins:
- the traf6 gene encoding TNF receptor-associated factor 6 yields MACSDTEKSSLGAACCDSDYSSCAAAMQKESERERESYLSPTENPSTISIPPDQQGYDVEFDPPLESKYECPICLMGLRSAVQTPCGHRFCQSCITKSIRDTGQKCPVDNEVLLEEQLFPDNFAKREILSLTVRCPNVGCDDKMELRQLEKHLSLCKFATEQCTQCHESVRIIYLDEHKTQQCLKRFMTCPDCAGSFVYADRQIHEQMCPFASTVCNYCGMELIRDQLAVHCDTDCLKAPVACSFSTFGCREKMARNYLAQHMQEFTQMHMRYMAEFLRTQTLNSSLTPPVISHFPMDERNASSRVPEPCQCSQELVILRETVLELEGRLVRQDQQIRELCIHNETQKTQLTEVRLKLCSLEEATRELEAQQYQGVYVWRLENFSAHLQNQEAGQSVVLHSPPFYTGRPGYKLCLRLHLQTPNAPRCSNYISLFLHTMQGQFDSQLSWPLQGSIRLAVLDQVEGQHHVEVMETKPDLQAFQRPTVQRNPKGFGYVTFLHLQALRQRGFVKEDVLLVRCEVTPQSDASLRREGVQPRGPEPSP; encoded by the exons ATGGCTTGCAGTGACACAGAGAAGTCCAGCCTTGGTGCTGCTTGCTGTGATAGCGACTACTCCAGTTGCGCCGCAGCTATgcagaaagagagcgagagagagagggagtcaTATCTCAGCCCAACTGAGAACCCCTCGACCATCAGTATCCCACCGGACCAACAAGGTTATGATGTAGAGTTTGACCCTCCGCTAGAAAGCAAGTATGAATGTCCGATCTGTCTGATGGGTCTCAGGTCGGCAGTACAGACACCGTGTGGACATCGATTCTGCCAGTCGTGCATCACAAAGTCCATCAg AGACACTGGGCAAAAATGTCCAGTTGACAATGAGGTGCTGCTAGAAGAACAGCTTTTTCCTGATAACTTTGCCAAGCGAGAGATCCTCTCACTGACAGTCCGCTGCCCTAATGTAGGTTGCGATGATAAAATGGAGTTGAGGCAATTGGAA AAACATTTATCTCTGTGTAAATTTGCCACAGAGCAGTGCACTCAGTGTCACGAGTCTGTTCGTATAATCTATCTGGATGAGCATAAGACCCAGCAGTGCTTAAAGCGCTTCATGACCTGTCCTGACTGTGCCGGGAGTTTTGTGTATGCTGACAGACAG ATTCATGAACAGATGTGTCCTTTTGCTAGTACAGTGTGCAACTATTGTGGAATGGAGCTTATTCGAGATCAG TTGGCAGTGCATTGTGACACAGACTGTCTAAAAGCTCCTGTAGCCTGTTCCTTCAGCACCTTTGGTTGTCGTGAAAAG ATGGCAAGAAATTATCTGGCCCAGCACATGCAGGAATTTACACAGATGCACATGCGTTACATGGCCGAGTTTTTGCGCACCCAGACACTCAATAGCTCCCTTACGCCGCCGGTTATCAGCCACTTCCCGATGGATGAACGTAACGCCTCCTCACGGGTGCCAGAGCCTTGCCAGTGCAGCCAGGAGTTGGTGATCTTGCGTGAGACAGTCTTGGAGTTAGAGGGCCGATTGGTTCGTCAAGACCAACAGATCCGAGAGCTATGCATTCACAACGAGACGCAGAAAACCCAACTCACTGAGGTCCGTCTTAAGCTTTGCTCATTAGAAGAGGCCACACGAGAGCTGGAGGCTCAGCAGTACCAAGGCGTCTACGTGTGGCGCCTGGAAAACTTCTCTGCCCATCTGCAAAACCAGGAGGCTGGCCAGTCTGTGGTCCTTCATAGCCCACCTTTCTACACGGGTCGGCCAGGGTACAAACTTTGCCTTCGGCTGCACTTGCAAACCCCCAACGCTCCCCGCTGTTCCAACTACATCTCGCTTTTTTTGCACACTATGCAGGGGCAGTTTGACAGCCAGCTCTCCTGGCCTTTACAGGGCTCAATTCGGCTGGCAGTGCTGGATCAAGTCGAGGGCCAGCACCATGTGGAAGTAATGGAGACCAAGCCAGACCTGCAGGCCTTCCAACGGCCCACTGTACAGCGCAACCCCAAAGGTTTTGGGTACGTCACTTTTCTTCATCTACAGGCTTTGCGGCAGCGTGGCTTTGTGAAAGAGGACGTGCTGCTTGTGCGATGTGAGGTCACACCACAATCCGATGCCAGCCTCAGGCGTGAGGGGGTCCAGCCTCGGGGACCAGAACCTTCACCTTGA
- the LOC130427848 gene encoding proline-rich protein 5-like isoform X3: protein MDKLDLPSALIPYTILDGPSTALTNRCLLRTDMGSLIKEYFQNQILTEGLSVILDEIQEHEGERQLLVLAEVWDRFFSEILPTIQAILYPLQGQELTVRQMALLSFRDQVLIKLSVGDLLHKNMSLIPASIKQMLLVLQGIQDPRGPSRNDCQLENMVALVVKPYLWNCRYTSCDERINTPAKLSRSERRITHYTSESSLLSPVVEQEGDVFQEQVGKLRRHSVTNAHSDIQLFSVTSRMYSGMGDSCETVDVTRAHL from the exons ATGGACAAACTGG ACCTCCCTTCAGCCTTAATTCCTTATACAATCCTGGATGGTCCCAGCACTGCTCTTACAAACAG ATGTCTCTTAAGGACAGATATGGGTTCCTTAATCAAAGAATATTTCCAG AATCAGATTTTGACTGAAGGTCTATCAGTCATTTTGGATGAGATTCAGGAGCATGAAG GGGAAAGACAGCTTCTTGTTTTGGCCGAGGTGTGGGACAGATTTTTCTCTGAAATTCTGCCTACCATACAGGCAATTCTTTATCCTCTACAG GGTCAAGAGTTGACAGTCAGACAGATGGCTCTTCTCAGCTTTCGGGATCAGGTCCTGATAAAGCTCTCTGTGGGTGACCTGCTGCACAAAAACATGTCCCTCATTCCTGCATCCATCAAACAGATGCTTCTTGTGCTACAG GGAATCCAGGACCCTAGAGGACCCTCAAGAAATGATTGTCAACTTGAGAATATGGTGGCGTTGGTGGTCAAACCTTATTTATGGAACTGCAGGTATACAA GCTGCGATGAACGAATCAACACACCAGCAAAGCTCAGCCGCTCTGAGAGAAGGATTACTCATTACACCTCTGAGAGCTCTTTGCTGTCCCCTGTAGTGGAACAGGAAGGGGACGTGTTCCAAGAGCAAGTGGGAAAGCTACGACGCCACAGTGTGACAAATGCCCATTCTGACATCCAGCTGTTTTCTGTTACAAGCAGGATGTATTCTGGGATGGGTGACAGCTGCGAGACCGTCGATGTTACAAGGGCACATCTCTGA
- the LOC130427848 gene encoding proline-rich protein 5-like isoform X1 encodes MDKLDLPSALIPYTILDGPSTALTNSIYSAVIKIFQGEELQSNELYMLNENTRCLLRTDMGSLIKEYFQNQILTEGLSVILDEIQEHEGERQLLVLAEVWDRFFSEILPTIQAILYPLQGQELTVRQMALLSFRDQVLIKLSVGDLLHKNMSLIPASIKQMLLVLQGIQDPRGPSRNDCQLENMVALVVKPYLWNCRYTSCDERINTPAKLSRSERRITHYTSESSLLSPVVEQEGDVFQEQVGKLRRHSVTNAHSDIQLFSVTSRMYSGMGDSCETVDVTRAHL; translated from the exons ATGGACAAACTGG ACCTCCCTTCAGCCTTAATTCCTTATACAATCCTGGATGGTCCCAGCACTGCTCTTACAAACAG CATCTACTCTGCAGTTATAAAGATATTTCAGGGAGAGGAACTACAGTCAAATGAGCTCTACATGTTGAATGAAAATACCAG ATGTCTCTTAAGGACAGATATGGGTTCCTTAATCAAAGAATATTTCCAG AATCAGATTTTGACTGAAGGTCTATCAGTCATTTTGGATGAGATTCAGGAGCATGAAG GGGAAAGACAGCTTCTTGTTTTGGCCGAGGTGTGGGACAGATTTTTCTCTGAAATTCTGCCTACCATACAGGCAATTCTTTATCCTCTACAG GGTCAAGAGTTGACAGTCAGACAGATGGCTCTTCTCAGCTTTCGGGATCAGGTCCTGATAAAGCTCTCTGTGGGTGACCTGCTGCACAAAAACATGTCCCTCATTCCTGCATCCATCAAACAGATGCTTCTTGTGCTACAG GGAATCCAGGACCCTAGAGGACCCTCAAGAAATGATTGTCAACTTGAGAATATGGTGGCGTTGGTGGTCAAACCTTATTTATGGAACTGCAGGTATACAA GCTGCGATGAACGAATCAACACACCAGCAAAGCTCAGCCGCTCTGAGAGAAGGATTACTCATTACACCTCTGAGAGCTCTTTGCTGTCCCCTGTAGTGGAACAGGAAGGGGACGTGTTCCAAGAGCAAGTGGGAAAGCTACGACGCCACAGTGTGACAAATGCCCATTCTGACATCCAGCTGTTTTCTGTTACAAGCAGGATGTATTCTGGGATGGGTGACAGCTGCGAGACCGTCGATGTTACAAGGGCACATCTCTGA
- the LOC130427848 gene encoding proline-rich protein 5-like isoform X2: MVPALLLQTVIKIFQGEELQSNELYMLNENTRCLLRTDMGSLIKEYFQNQILTEGLSVILDEIQEHEGERQLLVLAEVWDRFFSEILPTIQAILYPLQGQELTVRQMALLSFRDQVLIKLSVGDLLHKNMSLIPASIKQMLLVLQGIQDPRGPSRNDCQLENMVALVVKPYLWNCRYTSCDERINTPAKLSRSERRITHYTSESSLLSPVVEQEGDVFQEQVGKLRRHSVTNAHSDIQLFSVTSRMYSGMGDSCETVDVTRAHL; this comes from the exons ATGGTCCCAGCACTGCTCTTACAAACAG TTATAAAGATATTTCAGGGAGAGGAACTACAGTCAAATGAGCTCTACATGTTGAATGAAAATACCAG ATGTCTCTTAAGGACAGATATGGGTTCCTTAATCAAAGAATATTTCCAG AATCAGATTTTGACTGAAGGTCTATCAGTCATTTTGGATGAGATTCAGGAGCATGAAG GGGAAAGACAGCTTCTTGTTTTGGCCGAGGTGTGGGACAGATTTTTCTCTGAAATTCTGCCTACCATACAGGCAATTCTTTATCCTCTACAG GGTCAAGAGTTGACAGTCAGACAGATGGCTCTTCTCAGCTTTCGGGATCAGGTCCTGATAAAGCTCTCTGTGGGTGACCTGCTGCACAAAAACATGTCCCTCATTCCTGCATCCATCAAACAGATGCTTCTTGTGCTACAG GGAATCCAGGACCCTAGAGGACCCTCAAGAAATGATTGTCAACTTGAGAATATGGTGGCGTTGGTGGTCAAACCTTATTTATGGAACTGCAGGTATACAA GCTGCGATGAACGAATCAACACACCAGCAAAGCTCAGCCGCTCTGAGAGAAGGATTACTCATTACACCTCTGAGAGCTCTTTGCTGTCCCCTGTAGTGGAACAGGAAGGGGACGTGTTCCAAGAGCAAGTGGGAAAGCTACGACGCCACAGTGTGACAAATGCCCATTCTGACATCCAGCTGTTTTCTGTTACAAGCAGGATGTATTCTGGGATGGGTGACAGCTGCGAGACCGTCGATGTTACAAGGGCACATCTCTGA
- the LOC130427848 gene encoding proline-rich protein 5-like isoform X4, which produces MDKLDLPSALIPYTILDGPSTALTNSIYSAVIKIFQGEELQSNELYMLNENTRCLLRTDMGSLIKEYFQNQILTEGLSVILDEIQEHEGERQLLVLAEVWDRFFSEILPTIQAILYPLQGQELTVRQMALLSFRDQVLIKLSVGDLLHKNMSLIPASIKQMLLVLQGIQDPRGPSRNDCQLENMVALVVKPYLWNCRLR; this is translated from the exons ATGGACAAACTGG ACCTCCCTTCAGCCTTAATTCCTTATACAATCCTGGATGGTCCCAGCACTGCTCTTACAAACAG CATCTACTCTGCAGTTATAAAGATATTTCAGGGAGAGGAACTACAGTCAAATGAGCTCTACATGTTGAATGAAAATACCAG ATGTCTCTTAAGGACAGATATGGGTTCCTTAATCAAAGAATATTTCCAG AATCAGATTTTGACTGAAGGTCTATCAGTCATTTTGGATGAGATTCAGGAGCATGAAG GGGAAAGACAGCTTCTTGTTTTGGCCGAGGTGTGGGACAGATTTTTCTCTGAAATTCTGCCTACCATACAGGCAATTCTTTATCCTCTACAG GGTCAAGAGTTGACAGTCAGACAGATGGCTCTTCTCAGCTTTCGGGATCAGGTCCTGATAAAGCTCTCTGTGGGTGACCTGCTGCACAAAAACATGTCCCTCATTCCTGCATCCATCAAACAGATGCTTCTTGTGCTACAG GGAATCCAGGACCCTAGAGGACCCTCAAGAAATGATTGTCAACTTGAGAATATGGTGGCGTTGGTGGTCAAACCTTATTTATGGAACTGCAG GCTGCGATGA